The genomic segment GCCCAAACAGCAGCCAATGAGATCCAAGCACTGTCAGACCTGTCAGCACTGCGTGCGTCGCTACGACCACCACTGCCCCTGGATCGAGAACTGCGTGGGTGAGAGGAACCACCGCTGGTTCGTGCTCTACCTGGCTGTCCAGCTGTTGGTGCTGCTGTGGGGCCTCCACATGGCCTGGTAAGTGAAGATTGGTCTTCAGAGCCCATTCATACATGGTTGTGGTGACCCACAGGGTATGCAATGCAGGGTTTACAAAAACATTTGCACACCCCGTGGGTCACCACAACCAGGATCGAAGATCTTGATGATTTTTGCTTCAATTTATCATATGATGCACTGTTTCAGAAGTGTGGCCAATCTCACTTGTTCTGTGACGCAGGTCGGGCTTCACCACGGCACCCACCTGGCAGCTGTGGCTGCGCGGCAATGGCGTGCTGCTGGGTACAGTGGCGGTGGTGGCGGTGCTCTCCCTCACCGTGCTCCTACTCCTGGGCTCCCACCTCTACCTAGTCTCCCTCAACACCACCACCTGGGAGTTCATGTCGCGCCACCGCATCTCCTACCTCAAGCACTGCGGCGCTGACGAGAACCCGTTTGACCGTGGTACGCTGCGCAACCTCTGGGGCTTCTTCTGCAACTGGGGCGCCATAGTGTGGGAGCAGGTGTACTTCAGAGAGGGCAACGACCCCATCTGATGAGCAAACAAGCTAACTAACTCGTCGTCTACTCAAGTTCTTCATTCCTTCCCTAGAATTCCTCCAATTGAGTTTACATCCTCCTTTCTAGAACTATCTTTATATGAGACAGACATCCAAATGAACTATGAACTCCTCTCATTACTTCAGTTGGTCACTGAACTTTGCACTTCTGAATTTCAGTTTAGTATGTAAGTGGATTTCAATGGAATTGGTATTTTggtatttatttcagttgactagTGACAtgataaaaaaacatttgtcaggAAGACAGGAAAAGTTTCACTGAAACAAATAGGTCAGCTATTCAGTCTTGGTAAGAAAGGTAATTGCAGTGAGCCTGTGAGTAGTAGCGCGATTCTTAGTGTTGCTCTGTTTATTTCCTATCCTTCCAACTTACCTTTGACAACCACTACACTCCCACCCACTCCAATACCTTCTTCTGTCCAAAGAATAATATCGAAGAGTAAAAAATATCACTGAAGTATTAGGAATTTGAGCTAAGGGAACTATTATGTGTTGAAGGGAACACATTTACAGAATAGATCAATAGATCACATAATTCCTTGACAGTTAGATTAACAGAAAGGCAATTCACATATGGCC from the Oncorhynchus tshawytscha isolate Ot180627B linkage group LG33, Otsh_v2.0, whole genome shotgun sequence genome contains:
- the LOC112230749 gene encoding palmitoyltransferase ZDHHC12-B isoform X1 encodes the protein MLKNARMFKNVFGSGFIVRTAHVILTWVITLILFLHDTELRKQEERGELIQPVLFVLLVLVSVLLYFAVSLMDPGFVLSDGSDLQFTLGIAEETQDMIPPTTKSLRQRRCGHCLLQQPMRSKHCQTCQHCVRRYDHHCPWIENCVGERNHRWFVLYLAVQLLVLLWGLHMAWSGFTTAPTWQLWLRGNGVLLGTVAVVAVLSLTVLLLLGSHLYLVSLNTTTWEFMSRHRISYLKHCGADENPFDRGTLRNLWGFFCNWGAIVWEQVYFREGNDPI
- the LOC112230749 gene encoding palmitoyltransferase ZDHHC12-B isoform X2, producing the protein MHTAVWICANLLHKLRKQEERGELIQPVLFVLLVLVSVLLYFAVSLMDPGFVLSDGSDLQFTLGIAEETQDMIPPTTKSLRQRRCGHCLLQQPMRSKHCQTCQHCVRRYDHHCPWIENCVGERNHRWFVLYLAVQLLVLLWGLHMAWSGFTTAPTWQLWLRGNGVLLGTVAVVAVLSLTVLLLLGSHLYLVSLNTTTWEFMSRHRISYLKHCGADENPFDRGTLRNLWGFFCNWGAIVWEQVYFREGNDPI